One Halolamina litorea genomic window carries:
- the hisD gene encoding histidinol dehydrogenase, whose amino-acid sequence MQPRAIADLSTAERRAFFDRDSGVESAREDVREILPKVREEGDAALREFSRKFDDVEVANVDVTAEAERAVDEVDEGTLAAIRDAIENVRAFHERQRPEDWRETFEDRELGRRFRPIERAGVYVPGGTAAYPSSAIMGVVPAKVAGVEHVAVATPPAEEINPVTLAAIHEAGADAVYSVGGAQAIGALAYGTETVRAVQKIVGPGNPWVTAAKAEVRGEVEIDFLAGPSEVLVLADGTADPEFVAADLIAQAEHDPEASVVAATADEELADAIAEEVDRQAGEREREELIREALDNDASGVLVARSMPEAVLFAEEYAAEHLSIQAEDDEELLDRITNAGSVFLGPYAPVAAGDYGTGTNHVLPTGGGAKVHGGLSVDQFLRSSTVQRLDRDSLDSLSSTVTTLAEAEGLEAHAESVRVRLRGDDDATDTEG is encoded by the coding sequence ATGCAACCACGAGCGATCGCGGACCTCTCGACGGCCGAGCGCCGGGCCTTCTTCGACCGGGACTCGGGCGTCGAGAGCGCCCGCGAGGACGTACGCGAGATCCTCCCCAAAGTCAGGGAGGAGGGCGACGCCGCCCTCCGGGAGTTCTCCCGGAAGTTCGACGACGTGGAGGTCGCCAACGTCGACGTGACCGCCGAGGCCGAGCGTGCCGTCGACGAGGTCGACGAGGGAACGTTGGCGGCGATCCGCGACGCCATCGAGAACGTCCGGGCGTTCCACGAGCGCCAGCGCCCAGAGGACTGGCGCGAGACGTTCGAGGACCGGGAACTCGGCCGCCGCTTCCGGCCCATCGAGCGCGCCGGCGTCTACGTCCCGGGCGGCACCGCCGCCTACCCCTCCAGCGCGATCATGGGCGTCGTCCCCGCGAAGGTCGCCGGCGTCGAACACGTCGCCGTCGCCACCCCGCCCGCCGAGGAGATCAACCCCGTCACGCTGGCAGCGATCCACGAAGCCGGCGCCGACGCCGTCTACTCCGTCGGCGGCGCACAAGCGATCGGCGCGCTGGCCTACGGTACCGAAACCGTCCGGGCGGTCCAGAAAATCGTCGGTCCGGGGAACCCCTGGGTCACCGCCGCCAAGGCGGAGGTCCGCGGTGAGGTCGAGATCGACTTCCTCGCCGGCCCGAGCGAGGTGCTCGTCCTCGCCGACGGGACCGCCGACCCAGAGTTCGTCGCCGCCGACCTGATCGCACAGGCCGAACACGACCCCGAGGCGAGCGTCGTCGCCGCCACCGCCGACGAGGAACTGGCCGACGCCATCGCCGAGGAGGTCGATCGACAGGCCGGCGAACGCGAGCGTGAGGAACTGATCCGCGAGGCGCTCGACAACGACGCCTCGGGCGTGCTCGTCGCCCGCTCGATGCCCGAGGCGGTGCTGTTCGCCGAGGAGTACGCCGCCGAACACCTCTCGATACAGGCCGAGGACGACGAGGAACTGCTCGACCGGATCACCAACGCCGGCAGCGTGTTCCTCGGCCCCTACGCCCCCGTCGCGGCGGGCGACTACGGCACCGGGACGAACCACGTGCTCCCGACCGGCGGCGGCGCGAAGGTCCACGGCGGCCTCTCGGTCGATCAGTTCCTGCGCTCCTCGACGGTGCAGCGACTCGACCGCGACTCGCTCGACTCGCTTTCCTCGACGGTCACGACCCTCGCCGAGGCGGAGGGGCTGGAGGCCCACGCCGAGAGCGTCCGTGTGCGGCTGCGGGGCGACGACGACGCGACGGACACCGAAGGGTAA
- a CDS encoding cold-shock protein produces MATGTVDFFNDTGGYGFIETEDADDDVFFHMEDVGGPDLEEGQEVEFDIEQADKGPRATNLTRL; encoded by the coding sequence ATGGCGACTGGTACGGTTGACTTCTTCAACGACACGGGCGGCTACGGATTTATCGAGACTGAGGACGCGGACGACGACGTGTTCTTCCACATGGAAGACGTCGGCGGTCCCGACCTGGAGGAAGGGCAGGAGGTCGAGTTCGACATCGAGCAGGCCGACAAGGGCCCCCGCGCGACGAACCTGACCCGACTGTAA
- a CDS encoding class I SAM-dependent methyltransferase — MNPEDVREDWAERTGEFSPEYYAHKGPNEASESIRELVEHYSDRSARILEVGCSSGRHLAHLHDGGFRNLHGIEINEDAIDVLREEYPGLAADATFHVGDAGDILTEFADDAFDVVYTVETLQHIHPADADDVFDEVARVTGDLLITVENESARGAGAREDADVSYVNDEFPLYHRDWKAVFGDRGFAQLLSESSKRRDRLRLFRQP; from the coding sequence GTGAACCCAGAGGACGTCCGCGAGGACTGGGCCGAGAGGACCGGGGAGTTCTCGCCGGAGTACTACGCCCACAAGGGCCCGAACGAGGCCAGCGAGTCGATCCGAGAGCTCGTCGAGCACTACAGCGACCGCTCGGCGCGGATACTGGAGGTCGGCTGTAGCTCCGGGCGCCACCTCGCACACCTCCACGACGGGGGGTTCCGGAACCTCCACGGGATCGAGATCAACGAGGACGCCATCGACGTGCTCCGCGAGGAGTACCCGGGGCTCGCGGCCGACGCGACGTTCCACGTCGGCGACGCGGGGGACATCCTCACCGAGTTCGCGGACGATGCCTTCGACGTCGTCTACACCGTCGAGACGCTCCAGCACATCCACCCCGCCGACGCCGATGACGTGTTCGACGAGGTCGCTCGCGTGACCGGCGACCTGCTCATCACCGTCGAAAACGAGTCCGCCCGCGGCGCGGGCGCCCGTGAGGACGCCGACGTCTCCTACGTCAACGACGAGTTCCCGCTCTACCACCGCGACTGGAAGGCGGTCTTCGGCGACCGCGGCTTCGCCCAACTGCTCTCGGAGTCGAGCAAGCGTCGGGACCGACTGCGGCTGTTCCGGCAGCCGTAA
- a CDS encoding TrmB family transcriptional regulator, producing MQDAEAVEALTELGLSTYAARTFVGLQKLGVASASEVAGVTDVPRSQVYGAADELESLGLIDVQEGSPTRYRPVEIEEARELLYDRLQSAGDGAFEYLVEVREQHAPTDDRESIWTTEGRENVTARITSLIGDADDEVLFATGETALLTEDVAEALTAVAEDGVAVTVASAEPDVRAAAEAAGLSVVAVEDQTPELSVGRLLLVDRDTVLLSVQPASEMPTVGEEAAFWSDGTGFARVLAALIRQAFV from the coding sequence ATGCAGGACGCCGAGGCCGTCGAGGCGCTGACCGAACTCGGGCTGTCGACCTACGCGGCCCGGACGTTCGTCGGCCTGCAGAAACTCGGCGTCGCGAGCGCGAGCGAGGTCGCGGGCGTCACCGACGTGCCCCGATCGCAGGTGTACGGCGCGGCGGACGAACTGGAGTCGCTGGGACTCATCGACGTCCAGGAGGGGTCGCCCACGCGCTACCGCCCGGTCGAGATCGAGGAGGCCCGCGAACTCCTCTACGACCGGCTCCAGTCGGCCGGCGACGGCGCCTTCGAGTACCTCGTCGAGGTCCGCGAACAGCACGCGCCCACCGACGACCGGGAGTCGATCTGGACCACCGAGGGGCGGGAGAACGTCACCGCCCGGATCACCTCCCTGATCGGCGACGCCGACGACGAGGTGCTGTTCGCCACCGGCGAGACGGCGCTGCTGACCGAGGACGTGGCCGAGGCGCTGACGGCCGTCGCCGAGGATGGCGTCGCGGTGACCGTCGCCAGCGCGGAGCCCGACGTGCGGGCGGCCGCCGAGGCGGCCGGCCTCTCCGTCGTCGCCGTCGAGGACCAGACGCCCGAACTCAGCGTCGGACGCCTGCTGCTGGTCGACCGTGATACGGTGCTGTTGAGCGTCCAGCCCGCCTCGGAGATGCCGACCGTCGGCGAGGAGGCGGCGTTCTGGAGCGACGGGACGGGGTTCGCCCGGGTGCTCGCGGCGCTGATCCGACAAGCGTTCGTGTAG
- a CDS encoding MMPL family transporter yields MRGVDAVVDGVMDHSRAVIAVMLVLTVAVGSGATMVEQSSSLDQFQTDSAEGDALDYANENFTTDDDDTTTAQVIVRQPDGNVLDQESLVGIIDYQRSLRDDETINGTLAGDPPSASIANAIAIASLSADEGRDVQRTAAELQALNESLSEEQAAIEQRNETLAATGEQLNAALTTLRNDRDASIDAEFEDVRANTSVELGDEDAATFRTAAQQLRNATSEEEARQAYRLGTRGVLEDEYTALQERADQLQADADRLQELADELDTEREEYRNARNATLAEQREQLTSLNDSELDDAVLLVLGENAGGNAGGGGSGDSIGAFGLMPTDYEPGSTEADATMIIVTMEGSGSAAQGTAGDDVVDAQLAMQDLGDSGDGGEYLVFGAGIISEEITNSMSDSLVIVGPLAIAFVLIALVVAYRDPLDIVLGLLGIGAVLAWTFGIMGWTGIDFNQIFIAVPVLLIGLSIDYAIHIFMRHREERTQDETAGPRGSMRTALVGVGIALLYVTATTVIGFLSNLTSPVPPIRDFGVVSSAGITAALLIFGLLMPAVKVEIDEAFEARGFDRRKRAFGTGGGAFSTVLSLGSTAAKKSPYLVIVLALVVSAGGGYGATKVDTSFEQTDFIAEDPADWMKDLPEPFAPGEYTAKANLEYVNDNFVRQDSQAQILIRNDGGGGITQADTLERIDAAERSAADKEDVTQTLSNGEARIQSPLTVMKSVAAENESFNESFAAADRNGDGVPDQNLAALYDDLYEAAPDRAAGVIHREDGEYVAMRMIVSVQGGASGDAVTESMRSVADELQGDGLEATATGSAVLNKIVQDQLLQTVVESLIITLVATFAFLMIAYRITEGSATLGAVTLLPVAFSVTWILGTMFLLDISFNVITGMITSLTVGLGVAYSIHLSERYNQELDRTGDIWTAMERAVTGTGGALLGSAATTVGGFGVLVFAILPPLQQFGIITGLTIIYAFLASVLVLPSMLAVWTKYVGPADVFPAPDDDSDDQEPTTSGTADGTTAAAPVAGNGAEATDATASEPRARRRFDRGVVAPGGTVSVTVETEGVDGRAVLSERVDGTASVESATPVPVRTVEGDGLLSVAFEGENPTLRYTATVPETAEDGDQFDFKGIVTVDGRQYETSGETTVEVVTDVFERVTASGAVSAADLDDAYGGFERGEISETQLGRINQAWSRDEE; encoded by the coding sequence ATGAGGGGAGTCGACGCAGTCGTCGACGGCGTGATGGACCACAGCCGTGCGGTCATCGCGGTGATGCTGGTGCTCACCGTGGCGGTCGGCAGCGGCGCCACGATGGTCGAGCAGAGTTCGTCGCTCGATCAGTTCCAGACCGACTCCGCCGAGGGAGACGCCCTCGACTACGCGAACGAGAACTTCACCACCGACGACGACGACACGACGACCGCACAGGTCATCGTCCGCCAACCGGACGGGAACGTGTTGGATCAGGAGTCGTTGGTCGGGATCATCGACTACCAACGGTCGCTCCGGGACGACGAAACGATCAACGGCACGCTCGCGGGCGACCCCCCGAGCGCGAGCATCGCGAACGCCATCGCCATCGCCTCCCTCTCCGCCGACGAGGGCCGTGACGTCCAGCGAACCGCGGCCGAACTCCAAGCGCTCAACGAGAGCCTCAGCGAGGAACAGGCCGCCATCGAGCAGCGAAACGAGACGCTCGCGGCGACGGGCGAACAGCTCAACGCCGCCCTGACGACGCTGCGAAACGACCGCGACGCGAGCATCGACGCGGAGTTCGAGGACGTGCGCGCGAACACCTCGGTCGAACTCGGCGACGAGGACGCGGCGACGTTCAGAACCGCGGCCCAGCAGCTTCGCAACGCGACCTCCGAGGAGGAGGCACGGCAGGCCTACCGGCTGGGGACGCGCGGCGTCCTCGAAGATGAGTACACCGCACTGCAGGAGCGCGCCGACCAGCTTCAGGCCGACGCCGACCGCCTGCAGGAGCTCGCGGACGAACTCGACACCGAGCGCGAGGAGTACCGGAACGCCAGGAACGCGACGCTCGCCGAGCAGCGCGAGCAGTTGACCTCGCTCAACGACTCGGAGTTGGACGACGCGGTCCTGCTGGTGCTCGGCGAGAACGCGGGCGGTAACGCCGGGGGCGGCGGGAGCGGCGACAGCATCGGCGCCTTCGGCCTGATGCCCACCGACTACGAACCCGGATCGACCGAGGCCGACGCGACGATGATCATCGTCACGATGGAGGGCTCGGGGTCGGCCGCACAGGGGACCGCCGGCGACGACGTCGTCGACGCCCAGTTGGCGATGCAGGACCTCGGTGACAGCGGCGACGGCGGGGAGTACCTCGTCTTCGGGGCGGGGATCATCTCCGAGGAGATCACCAACTCGATGAGCGACAGTCTGGTGATCGTCGGCCCGCTCGCGATCGCGTTCGTGCTGATCGCGCTGGTGGTCGCCTACCGCGACCCGCTCGACATCGTGCTCGGACTGCTCGGCATCGGCGCCGTGCTCGCGTGGACGTTCGGCATCATGGGCTGGACGGGGATCGACTTCAACCAGATCTTCATCGCCGTCCCGGTGCTGTTGATCGGGCTGAGCATCGACTACGCGATCCACATCTTCATGCGCCACCGCGAGGAGCGCACGCAGGACGAGACCGCCGGCCCGCGGGGCTCGATGCGGACCGCGCTGGTCGGCGTCGGGATCGCCCTGCTCTACGTGACGGCGACGACGGTGATCGGGTTCCTCTCGAACCTCACCAGCCCGGTGCCGCCGATCCGTGACTTCGGGGTCGTCAGCTCCGCGGGGATAACCGCGGCGCTGCTGATCTTCGGCCTGCTGATGCCCGCGGTGAAAGTCGAGATCGACGAGGCCTTCGAGGCCCGCGGCTTCGACCGGCGCAAGCGCGCGTTCGGGACCGGCGGCGGCGCGTTCTCGACGGTGCTCTCGCTGGGCTCGACGGCGGCGAAGAAGAGCCCGTACCTCGTCATCGTGCTGGCGCTGGTAGTCAGCGCCGGCGGGGGGTACGGCGCGACGAAGGTCGACACCTCCTTCGAGCAGACCGACTTCATCGCCGAGGACCCGGCCGACTGGATGAAGGACCTGCCCGAGCCCTTCGCGCCCGGGGAGTACACCGCGAAGGCGAACCTCGAGTACGTCAACGACAACTTCGTCCGGCAGGACTCCCAGGCCCAGATCCTGATACGCAACGACGGCGGCGGCGGGATCACGCAGGCCGACACCTTAGAGCGCATCGACGCGGCCGAGCGCTCCGCGGCGGACAAGGAGGACGTGACCCAGACGCTCTCGAACGGCGAGGCGCGGATTCAGAGCCCGCTGACGGTGATGAAGAGCGTCGCCGCCGAGAACGAGTCGTTCAACGAGAGCTTCGCCGCCGCCGACCGCAACGGCGACGGCGTACCCGACCAGAACCTCGCGGCGCTGTACGACGACCTCTACGAGGCCGCTCCGGACCGCGCGGCGGGCGTCATCCACCGCGAGGACGGCGAGTACGTCGCGATGCGGATGATCGTCTCCGTGCAGGGCGGTGCGAGCGGCGACGCGGTGACCGAGTCGATGCGGTCGGTCGCCGACGAACTGCAGGGCGACGGACTGGAGGCCACGGCGACCGGCAGCGCGGTGCTGAACAAGATCGTACAGGACCAGCTGTTGCAAACGGTCGTCGAGAGCCTGATCATCACGCTCGTGGCGACGTTCGCGTTCCTGATGATCGCCTACCGGATCACCGAGGGCAGCGCGACGCTGGGGGCGGTGACGCTGCTCCCCGTGGCGTTCTCGGTGACGTGGATCCTCGGGACGATGTTCCTGTTGGACATCTCCTTCAACGTCATCACGGGGATGATCACGAGCCTGACTGTCGGGCTCGGGGTGGCCTACAGCATCCACCTCTCCGAGCGGTACAACCAGGAACTCGACCGTACGGGCGATATCTGGACGGCGATGGAGCGTGCGGTCACCGGCACCGGCGGCGCGCTGCTCGGTTCGGCGGCGACCACCGTCGGCGGCTTCGGCGTGCTGGTGTTCGCCATCCTGCCGCCGCTCCAGCAGTTCGGGATCATCACGGGGCTGACGATCATCTACGCGTTCCTCGCGAGCGTGTTGGTGCTCCCCTCGATGCTCGCGGTGTGGACGAAGTACGTCGGCCCCGCCGACGTGTTCCCGGCGCCGGACGACGATTCGGACGATCAGGAGCCCACGACGAGCGGTACGGCCGACGGGACGACGGCCGCGGCACCCGTGGCCGGTAACGGTGCCGAGGCGACCGACGCCACCGCGTCGGAGCCGCGTGCCCGGCGCCGGTTCGACCGCGGCGTCGTCGCCCCCGGCGGGACGGTCTCGGTGACGGTCGAAACGGAGGGGGTCGACGGCCGCGCGGTCCTCTCAGAGCGCGTCGACGGAACGGCGAGCGTCGAGTCGGCGACGCCCGTGCCCGTTCGGACCGTCGAGGGCGACGGCCTGCTCTCGGTCGCGTTCGAGGGCGAGAACCCGACGCTGCGGTACACCGCGACGGTACCCGAGACGGCCGAAGACGGCGACCAGTTCGACTTCAAGGGTATCGTGACTGTCGACGGGAGGCAGTACGAGACGAGTGGTGAGACGACGGTGGAAGTAGTGACCGACGTCTTCGAGCGCGTCACCGCCTCCGGCGCCGTCTCCGCGGCCGACCTCGACGACGCCTACGGCGGCTTCGAGCGGGGTGAGATCAGCGAAACCCAACTCGGCCGGATCAACCAAGCGTGGAGTCGAGACGAGGAGTGA
- a CDS encoding zinc ribbon domain-containing protein codes for MSLIPERLRPYLAGLLGTLATGFGHLYLRRWLRGFGWIALAFGVTAAFVPDSALQSMAAGEAVSTQSALYPTMAVQLAGAFDAFLLAYRNRTDDATGAEGPVVADATADAEGSTPGTVACPNCGKEVDADLGFCHWCTTEFVTPDPDSN; via the coding sequence ATGTCGCTTATCCCGGAGCGCCTCCGGCCGTATCTGGCCGGGCTGTTGGGGACGCTCGCCACCGGGTTCGGCCACCTCTACCTGCGGCGCTGGCTGCGCGGGTTCGGTTGGATCGCGCTGGCGTTCGGCGTCACGGCCGCGTTCGTTCCCGACTCCGCGCTCCAGAGTATGGCCGCAGGCGAGGCCGTCTCGACGCAGTCGGCGCTCTACCCGACGATGGCCGTCCAACTCGCCGGCGCGTTCGACGCGTTCCTGCTGGCCTACCGGAACCGGACCGACGACGCCACCGGCGCTGAGGGACCCGTCGTCGCCGACGCCACGGCCGACGCCGAGGGTTCCACGCCGGGTACCGTCGCCTGCCCCAACTGTGGGAAGGAAGTGGACGCCGACCTCGGCTTCTGTCACTGGTGTACGACTGAGTTCGTGACCCCCGACCCCGACTCGAACTGA
- a CDS encoding TetR/AcrR family transcriptional regulator: MGETPPFLADPESTRESIMRATYLALCEHGYAGLTIQRIGESFEKSKSLLYHHYDDKDELLLAFLQFMLEQHEASVPKGAEEGAAERLDTVLDAMLPPSLSDEHEGFTAAMVELRAQAANDERYREQFAEHDRAFHEQLVAVVEDGIEDGTFADVDPESVAQFLSSVINGAMTRRVSGGDDDAVTATRTEVDAYLDRVVRAGDGGAA; the protein is encoded by the coding sequence ATGGGGGAGACACCACCGTTCCTCGCGGACCCCGAGAGCACACGGGAGTCCATCATGCGCGCGACGTACCTCGCGCTCTGTGAGCACGGGTACGCTGGCCTGACGATCCAACGGATCGGCGAGTCTTTCGAGAAGAGCAAGTCGCTGTTGTACCACCACTACGACGACAAGGACGAGCTGCTGCTCGCGTTCCTGCAGTTCATGCTCGAACAGCACGAGGCGTCGGTTCCCAAGGGTGCCGAGGAGGGCGCCGCCGAACGGCTCGACACCGTCCTCGACGCGATGTTGCCGCCGTCGCTGTCCGACGAGCACGAGGGGTTCACGGCCGCGATGGTCGAACTCCGGGCGCAGGCCGCCAACGACGAGCGCTACCGCGAACAGTTCGCCGAACACGACCGGGCGTTCCACGAACAGCTCGTCGCCGTGGTCGAGGACGGCATCGAGGACGGCACGTTCGCCGACGTCGATCCGGAATCGGTCGCGCAGTTCCTCAGTAGCGTCATCAACGGCGCGATGACCCGCCGGGTTAGCGGCGGCGACGACGACGCCGTGACCGCCACTCGAACCGAGGTCGACGCGTATCTCGACCGCGTGGTTCGGGCCGGCGACGGGGGCGCGGCATGA
- a CDS encoding ABC transporter ATP-binding protein — translation MTDAAVDLRDVRKTYRMGDQTVHALDGVSLTIERGSYTAVMGPSGSGKSTLMNVVGCLDTPTEGVVEVDGVDVTTLSDAERTALRGDEIGFVFQTFNLMPQQTARENVELPMTFQGVGRKERRERAAELLDRVGLGDRLDHKPNELSGGQRQRVAIARALANDPAIILADEPTGNLDSETEAEILELFEELNAAGNTLLVVTHERVVAEHAERIVHLFDGGLERIEEIDQRRVAGEAGR, via the coding sequence ATGACCGACGCCGCCGTCGACCTCCGCGACGTTCGCAAGACCTACCGGATGGGTGACCAGACAGTCCACGCCCTCGACGGCGTCTCCCTGACCATCGAGCGGGGCTCCTACACCGCGGTGATGGGGCCGAGTGGCTCAGGGAAGTCCACGCTCATGAACGTCGTCGGCTGTCTCGACACGCCCACCGAGGGCGTCGTCGAGGTGGACGGCGTCGACGTGACGACGCTTTCCGACGCCGAACGCACCGCCCTCCGGGGTGACGAGATCGGGTTCGTCTTCCAGACGTTCAACCTCATGCCCCAGCAGACCGCCCGCGAGAACGTCGAACTGCCGATGACGTTCCAAGGCGTCGGGCGCAAGGAACGCCGTGAACGCGCCGCGGAGTTGCTGGATCGGGTGGGGTTGGGTGACCGACTCGACCACAAACCCAACGAACTCTCCGGCGGCCAGCGCCAGCGGGTCGCCATCGCCCGCGCGCTCGCGAACGACCCCGCGATAATCCTCGCCGACGAGCCGACCGGGAACCTCGACAGCGAGACCGAGGCGGAGATCCTCGAACTGTTCGAGGAGCTAAACGCCGCCGGCAACACGCTGCTGGTGGTGACCCACGAGCGGGTGGTCGCCGAACACGCCGAACGGATCGTCCACCTGTTCGACGGCGGACTCGAGCGGATCGAGGAGATCGACCAGCGCCGCGTCGCCGGGGAGGCTGGGCGATGA
- a CDS encoding ABC transporter permease, with translation MKLGESVRMSWRAITGHKLRSVLTVLGVVIGVGSVITFVTLGASLQAAIVGDVATSSPDIAVSVGPESGQGGPPSGDAVPVFTEHDIEQLQGIENVEAVVPTGQVGIAGLQYRDDRIRWPSMTATTAASFEGDDFASGGVFTAGENEVVLNPAAATMFEQNVSAGDEITVEFSENDSRTLTVAGVLNASTGFAAVAGGGGTPAIYVPTDPFYTTTAESPATGERERAYPQLTIRAVSYEQVDDVEPPARDYLENESDASQLKPESYEITLTTNDALVEQIQSILSTFTNFITGVAVISLLVGAIGIANMMLVSVTERTREIGIMKAIGATRRDIVQLFLVESVILGVIGSVIGTLVGLAGGYAAATLIDLPIAFAPEWFAIAVVVGMGVGVLAGIYPAWDAARTDPIDALRHE, from the coding sequence ATGAAACTCGGCGAGAGCGTCCGGATGAGTTGGCGCGCGATCACGGGCCACAAGCTCCGGTCGGTGCTGACGGTGCTGGGCGTCGTGATCGGCGTCGGCTCGGTGATCACGTTCGTCACGCTCGGCGCGAGCCTGCAGGCCGCCATCGTCGGCGACGTGGCGACCTCCAGCCCCGACATCGCCGTCTCGGTCGGCCCCGAGAGCGGACAGGGCGGCCCGCCGAGCGGCGACGCCGTCCCGGTGTTCACCGAACACGACATCGAGCAGCTACAGGGTATCGAGAACGTCGAGGCCGTGGTGCCGACCGGACAGGTCGGGATCGCAGGGCTACAGTACCGCGACGACCGGATCAGGTGGCCGTCGATGACCGCGACCACCGCCGCCTCCTTCGAGGGCGACGACTTCGCCTCCGGCGGGGTGTTCACGGCCGGCGAGAACGAGGTCGTCCTCAACCCCGCGGCCGCGACGATGTTCGAGCAGAACGTCTCGGCGGGCGACGAGATCACGGTGGAGTTCTCCGAGAACGACTCGCGAACCCTCACCGTCGCCGGCGTGCTGAACGCCTCGACCGGCTTCGCGGCCGTCGCCGGCGGCGGCGGGACACCCGCGATCTACGTCCCGACGGACCCGTTCTACACGACAACCGCCGAGAGCCCCGCGACCGGCGAGCGCGAGCGGGCGTACCCACAGCTGACGATCCGGGCGGTCAGCTACGAGCAGGTCGACGACGTGGAGCCGCCGGCGCGTGACTACCTCGAAAACGAGTCCGACGCCAGCCAGCTCAAGCCCGAGTCCTACGAGATCACGCTCACGACCAACGACGCGTTGGTCGAGCAGATCCAGAGCATCCTGAGCACGTTCACCAACTTCATCACCGGCGTCGCGGTGATCTCGCTGCTGGTCGGCGCCATCGGCATCGCGAACATGATGCTCGTGAGCGTCACCGAGCGGACCCGCGAGATCGGGATCATGAAGGCCATCGGCGCCACCCGCCGGGACATCGTCCAACTGTTCCTCGTCGAGTCGGTGATCCTCGGCGTGATCGGCTCGGTGATCGGGACGCTCGTCGGCCTCGCCGGCGGCTACGCCGCGGCGACGCTGATCGACCTCCCCATCGCGTTCGCGCCCGAGTGGTTCGCCATCGCGGTCGTCGTCGGGATGGGCGTCGGCGTGCTCGCGGGGATCTACCCCGCGTGGGACGCCGCCCGCACCGACCCCATCGACGCACTCCGCCACGAGTAG
- a CDS encoding tautomerase: MPLLTITASVDPGDTQSFLADVADLYADSMDSEMRFLTANFRHSDREGLWLGRADPDEPVVLLEADIREGRPADQRRSFALAFMEHVRERWGVPEANMKVVFTEHEGAHLMGYDRVGGDWEP, translated from the coding sequence ATGCCGCTCCTGACGATCACCGCCAGCGTCGACCCCGGTGACACCCAGTCGTTCCTCGCCGACGTCGCCGACCTGTACGCCGACAGCATGGACAGCGAGATGCGCTTCCTGACCGCGAACTTCCGCCACAGCGACCGCGAGGGCCTCTGGCTGGGCCGGGCCGATCCCGACGAACCGGTCGTCCTGCTCGAAGCCGACATCCGCGAGGGACGCCCGGCCGACCAGCGGCGCTCGTTCGCGCTGGCGTTCATGGAGCACGTCCGGGAGCGATGGGGCGTCCCGGAAGCCAACATGAAGGTCGTATTCACCGAACACGAGGGCGCCCACTTGATGGGCTACGACCGCGTCGGCGGGGACTGGGAGCCGTAG
- a CDS encoding ferritin-like domain-containing protein produces MSAPHLRRPDDAELRREWGTVGENTVRLAPEAAAAVIDDLNRCLSGLYILFNQVRKHYWTASGAESQQIEQRLTEQADRLSDLTDDLALRVHALGGVPVNGPMGIREHAPMRIEAGDVYTLRDSLEGDIDGYATLAVTFREAIETAGAVRDERTVETLSSGLLAIEQDAHTLERYLGDDGLTD; encoded by the coding sequence ATGAGCGCGCCACACCTCCGCCGGCCCGACGACGCCGAACTGCGCCGGGAGTGGGGCACCGTCGGCGAGAACACGGTTCGGCTCGCGCCCGAGGCGGCCGCGGCGGTGATCGACGACCTGAACCGCTGTCTCTCGGGGCTGTACATCCTGTTCAATCAAGTCCGCAAACACTACTGGACGGCCTCGGGTGCGGAGTCACAACAGATCGAACAGCGTTTGACGGAACAGGCCGACCGGCTCAGCGACCTGACCGACGACCTCGCGCTCCGGGTCCACGCGCTGGGCGGCGTCCCGGTCAACGGCCCGATGGGCATCCGCGAACACGCCCCGATGCGGATCGAAGCGGGCGACGTGTACACCCTGCGGGACTCGCTGGAGGGCGACATCGACGGCTACGCGACGCTCGCGGTGACGTTCCGTGAGGCGATCGAGACCGCCGGCGCCGTCCGCGACGAACGTACCGTCGAGACGCTCTCGTCGGGACTACTCGCCATCGAACAGGACGCTCACACGCTCGAACGCTACCTCGGCGACGACGGGCTCACCGACTGA